A region of Subtercola boreus DNA encodes the following proteins:
- a CDS encoding DUF6611 family protein, producing MTLYHSLTAAHRTQAMAAFASRTTEHLLEGDHRWGSIEVSPAGRTSWNRTRLTVYPPGTNHAERRALHFYRTWPVVGAVVALFTILALSAWPPLAATAAAVAVYALGLLAGFRMTRHLRPRLRRLSVVLVATGGGTETLGDIDFYNTATDEFRALDRLHDAGLVSAAEYELAWAKIYNALP from the coding sequence ATGACCCTGTACCACTCCCTCACAGCAGCGCACCGCACCCAGGCGATGGCCGCGTTCGCCTCCCGCACCACCGAACACCTGCTCGAGGGAGACCACCGCTGGGGCAGCATCGAGGTGAGCCCCGCCGGCCGCACCTCGTGGAACCGCACACGGCTCACGGTCTACCCGCCCGGCACGAACCACGCCGAACGGCGCGCCCTGCACTTCTACCGGACCTGGCCCGTGGTGGGGGCGGTCGTCGCCCTGTTCACGATCCTCGCCCTCAGCGCGTGGCCGCCGCTCGCCGCGACCGCCGCGGCGGTGGCCGTCTATGCGCTCGGCCTCCTCGCCGGGTTCCGGATGACCAGGCACCTGCGCCCGCGCCTTAGGCGCCTGAGCGTGGTTCTCGTCGCGACCGGTGGCGGCACGGAGACGCTCGGCGACATCGACTTCTACAACACGGCGACCGATGAGTTCCGGGCGTTGGACAGACTCCACGATGCCGGGCTCGTCAGCGCCGCCGAGTACGAGCTCGCCTGGGCCAAGATCTACAACGCCCTGCCCTGA
- a CDS encoding APC family permease — MPTTRLQKWLLQGLVDDSGSHQGPHARPGEKTHTWWRVMCLTGLDYFSTLGYQPAIAALAAGLLSPLATIVLVTLTLFGALPVYRRVARDSFRGSGSIAMLERLLPWWAGKLFVLVLLGFAATDFIITITLSAADATAHAIENPYAPHFFEGNNVIITLLLVALLGAVFLKGFKEAIGIAVILVGVYLFLNLIVVIVTTFQVVNHPVVVTDWWSALTAQHSNPLMAVGIALLVFPKLALGLSGFETGVAVMPQITGKPGDTDDNPEGRIRGAHRLLTSAAIIMSVFLISSSFLTTVLIPQAEFEAGGSANGRALAYLAHEYLGNGFGTLYDISTICILWFAGASAMAGLLNLVPRYLPRYGMAPQWARAVRPLVLVFTAIAFLITLVFQASVDAQGGAYATGVLVLITSASVAVTLSARHKQQKKRMIGFAIITVVFVYTTVVNVIERPDGIRIAALFILGILIVSLISRVRRSFQLRATSVTLDETALDFVRKNAAEGHVLLVAHEPDVDTDAEYREKIQDERRYSHIPKRLHTIFLEVHASDSSDFEEDLVVRGVLKHGYPVLQVTSGNVPNTIATVLLEVRDVTGVIPSIYFEWTEGNPVSNMFRYLITGVGEVAPVTREVLREAERNVKARPIVHVS; from the coding sequence GTGCCCACCACACGACTCCAGAAATGGCTGCTGCAAGGCCTCGTCGACGACTCCGGCAGCCACCAGGGCCCGCACGCCCGCCCGGGCGAGAAGACGCACACGTGGTGGCGGGTGATGTGCCTCACGGGCCTCGACTACTTCTCGACCCTCGGCTACCAGCCGGCCATCGCCGCCCTGGCCGCCGGGCTGCTGTCTCCGCTGGCGACGATCGTGCTCGTCACGCTCACTCTGTTCGGCGCGCTGCCGGTGTACCGCCGGGTCGCCCGCGACAGCTTCCGGGGCTCGGGCTCCATCGCGATGCTGGAACGCCTGCTGCCGTGGTGGGCCGGCAAGCTGTTCGTGCTGGTGCTGCTCGGCTTCGCCGCCACCGACTTCATCATCACGATCACGCTGTCGGCCGCCGATGCCACGGCGCACGCGATCGAGAACCCGTACGCCCCGCACTTCTTCGAGGGCAACAACGTCATCATCACACTGCTGCTCGTCGCGCTGCTCGGCGCGGTGTTCCTCAAGGGGTTCAAGGAGGCCATCGGCATCGCCGTCATCCTCGTCGGCGTCTACCTGTTCCTGAACCTCATCGTCGTGATCGTGACCACCTTCCAGGTCGTGAACCACCCGGTCGTCGTCACGGACTGGTGGTCGGCGCTGACCGCCCAGCACAGCAACCCGCTGATGGCCGTCGGCATCGCTCTGCTCGTCTTCCCGAAGCTCGCTCTCGGCCTCTCCGGCTTCGAGACCGGCGTCGCCGTTATGCCGCAGATCACCGGCAAGCCGGGCGACACCGACGACAACCCCGAGGGCCGCATCAGGGGTGCGCACCGGCTGCTGACGAGCGCGGCGATCATCATGAGCGTCTTCCTGATCAGCTCCAGCTTCCTGACCACGGTCCTGATCCCGCAGGCCGAGTTCGAGGCCGGCGGATCGGCGAACGGTCGCGCGCTGGCGTACCTCGCGCATGAGTACCTCGGCAACGGCTTCGGCACGCTCTACGACATCAGCACGATCTGCATCCTGTGGTTCGCCGGCGCCTCGGCCATGGCAGGGCTCCTGAACCTCGTGCCGCGCTATCTGCCGCGCTACGGCATGGCACCCCAGTGGGCCCGGGCCGTACGACCGCTCGTGCTCGTCTTCACCGCGATCGCGTTCCTGATCACGCTCGTCTTCCAGGCCAGCGTCGACGCGCAGGGCGGAGCGTATGCGACCGGCGTGCTCGTGCTCATCACCTCCGCCTCCGTCGCCGTGACCCTCTCGGCCCGCCACAAGCAGCAGAAGAAGCGGATGATCGGCTTCGCCATCATCACCGTCGTCTTCGTCTACACGACCGTGGTCAACGTGATCGAACGGCCCGACGGCATCCGGATCGCCGCCCTGTTCATCCTCGGCATCCTGATCGTGTCGCTCATCTCCCGGGTGCGGCGCTCCTTCCAGCTGCGGGCGACCTCAGTCACGCTCGACGAGACGGCCCTCGACTTCGTGCGGAAGAACGCCGCCGAAGGGCATGTGCTTCTCGTCGCCCACGAGCCCGACGTCGACACCGACGCGGAGTACCGCGAGAAGATCCAGGATGAACGGCGGTACAGCCACATCCCGAAACGCCTGCACACCATCTTCCTGGAGGTGCACGCCTCCGACTCGTCGGACTTCGAGGAAGATCTGGTCGTACGCGGCGTCTTGAAGCACGGCTACCCGGTGCTGCAGGTCACGAGCGGCAACGTGCCCAACACGATCGCGACGGTGCTGCTGGAGGTCCGGGACGTCACCGGTGTGATCCCGAGCATCTACTTCGAATGGACAGAGGGCAACCCGGTCTCGAACATGTTCCGCTACCTGATCACAGGGGTCGGCGAGGTCGCGCCGGTCACCCGTGAGGTGCTCCGCGAGGCGGAGAGGAACGTCAAGGCGCGGCCCATCGTGCACGTGAGCTGA
- the kdpF gene encoding K(+)-transporting ATPase subunit F, with amino-acid sequence MIVFSILAAALAIAALGYLVYALVKPERF; translated from the coding sequence GTGATCGTCTTCAGTATCCTCGCTGCCGCCCTCGCCATCGCTGCCCTCGGCTACCTCGTGTACGCCCTCGTGAAACCGGAGCGTTTCTAG